In Paenibacillus guangzhouensis, a single window of DNA contains:
- the accC gene encoding acetyl-CoA carboxylase biotin carboxylase subunit, with protein MKFQKILIANRGEIAVRIIRAAREMGISTVAVYSEADRDSLHVRLADEAYCIGPTLSKDSYLNLANIMSVATLTECDAIHPGYGFLAENADFAEICDSCNVTFIGPSPEAISRMGDKAVAKQTMKDANVPVIPGSDGLIQDLDEAMMIARDIGYPVIIKATAGGGGKGIRLAENEEALIQQITMAQQEAQKAFGNAGVYLEKFLTGMKHVEIQIMADKHGNAVHLGERDCSVQRRRQKLIEEAPCAVLTPEVRTKMGEAAVRAALAVNYSGAGTLEFLLAPDGEFYFMEMNTRIQVEHPVTEMITGVDLIKEMISVAEGNPLSFSQEDVQIHGWSIECRINAEDPDRNFMPSPGHISFYLPPGGLGVRVDSAAYPGYTISPHYDSMIAKLIVWGESREEAIAKMKRALGEFAIEGIHTTIPFHQRLLEHPKFIDGDFDIKFLEEYEV; from the coding sequence ATGAAGTTTCAGAAAATATTAATTGCTAACCGCGGTGAAATCGCGGTTCGTATTATTCGTGCAGCGCGTGAGATGGGAATATCGACCGTGGCTGTCTATTCCGAAGCGGATCGGGATTCGCTGCATGTTAGATTGGCTGATGAAGCCTATTGCATAGGACCGACGTTGTCCAAAGACAGTTATTTGAATTTGGCGAATATTATGAGTGTTGCGACGTTAACGGAATGCGATGCCATTCATCCAGGATATGGATTTTTGGCGGAGAATGCAGATTTCGCGGAGATCTGCGACTCTTGCAACGTGACGTTTATCGGTCCATCGCCGGAAGCGATTAGCCGTATGGGCGATAAGGCTGTAGCAAAGCAGACCATGAAAGATGCGAATGTACCGGTTATTCCAGGTTCGGACGGATTGATTCAAGATTTAGATGAAGCGATGATGATCGCTCGCGATATCGGCTATCCTGTTATTATCAAAGCAACGGCAGGCGGTGGCGGTAAAGGGATCCGTCTAGCGGAGAATGAGGAAGCCTTAATTCAGCAAATTACGATGGCACAACAGGAAGCTCAGAAAGCTTTCGGAAATGCCGGCGTTTATCTAGAGAAATTCTTAACAGGCATGAAGCACGTCGAGATTCAAATTATGGCTGACAAGCATGGTAACGCCGTACATCTTGGCGAACGGGATTGCTCCGTACAGCGTCGTAGACAGAAGCTCATCGAGGAGGCGCCTTGTGCGGTGCTGACGCCTGAGGTTCGTACGAAGATGGGTGAAGCAGCGGTTCGTGCAGCGCTGGCCGTGAATTATTCGGGCGCAGGTACACTTGAATTCTTGCTCGCTCCGGACGGTGAGTTCTATTTCATGGAGATGAACACTCGGATTCAGGTCGAGCATCCGGTAACAGAGATGATCACAGGCGTGGACCTGATTAAAGAGATGATCTCGGTAGCGGAAGGCAACCCGTTGTCGTTTAGCCAAGAGGATGTTCAGATCCATGGATGGTCAATTGAATGCCGTATTAATGCGGAAGATCCAGATCGGAATTTCATGCCTTCCCCAGGTCATATTTCATTCTATCTTCCACCAGGGGGTCTAGGTGTTCGTGTGGATAGCGCCGCTTATCCAGGATATACGATCTCGCCGCATTACGATTCGATGATTGCGAAGCTTATCGTATGGGGAGAGTCACGCGAGGAAGCCATTGCGAAGATGAAGCGCGCACTCGGCGAATTTGCTATCGAAGGGATTCATACAACGATTCCATTCCATCAACGCCTACTTGAACATCCGAAGTTTATTGATGGCGATTTCGATATTAAATTCCTTGAAGAATACGAGGTATAA
- the accB gene encoding acetyl-CoA carboxylase biotin carboxyl carrier protein: protein MFKLSEIKELIKLIDQTSVQELEIENEGTRLFIRKPGKTEVVNVHAAPIQPTYQPQVVPAATAAPVAPVQAEAAPVAQETNSNLHKIVSPMVGTFYSASSPEASAFVSVGDKVKEKSVVCIIEAMKLMNELEAEVKGEIVEVLVENGQLVEFGQPLFLVKAE from the coding sequence ATGTTTAAATTGAGCGAGATCAAAGAATTGATCAAGTTGATTGATCAGACATCCGTTCAGGAGCTAGAAATTGAAAACGAAGGTACACGACTTTTTATTCGCAAACCAGGTAAAACCGAAGTTGTCAATGTTCATGCTGCACCAATTCAGCCAACGTACCAACCGCAAGTTGTTCCAGCAGCAACGGCTGCGCCAGTAGCTCCAGTTCAAGCTGAAGCTGCGCCTGTAGCACAAGAGACGAATAGCAATCTACATAAAATTGTGTCACCGATGGTAGGAACTTTCTACAGCGCCTCCAGTCCAGAAGCGAGCGCATTTGTAAGCGTTGGCGACAAGGTGAAGGAAAAGTCGGTTGTATGTATCATTGAAGCGATGAAATTAATGAACGAATTGGAAGCAGAAGTTAAAGGCGAGATCGTTGAAGTGCTCGTGGAGAACGGTCAATTGGTTGAGTTCGGACAACCTCTTTTCTTAGTGAAAGCCGAATAA
- a CDS encoding SpoIIIAH-like family protein, translating to MNTKRQTIWLVSMLSIMVVLSAYYLFTEPASTNTNTNKVAQNGQVEQTKKNATEASLNGTPDSLTEVKVDEVTDPNLNATKDANKSTEGTTTDKGKPSETDATKGTDKASDATKGTDKATDAKAGDAGKAADSKVLASDKTDEAILDELSKEGASSVDTLAAVQQQRNQNYSEQIDKLQAIVNDMSKSPDESMKAEQEMSAIESQEQKITTLEEELRKQFGKAAIQLDNDKFKVVVASDQLEITEAVHIVDLLVKELKITQDKVSVQRVAP from the coding sequence ATGAATACAAAAAGACAAACGATTTGGCTTGTAAGCATGCTTAGCATTATGGTGGTACTATCGGCGTATTATTTGTTCACAGAACCGGCAAGCACGAACACTAATACAAATAAGGTAGCGCAGAACGGTCAAGTCGAGCAAACGAAGAAAAATGCTACAGAAGCGAGTTTAAACGGAACGCCGGATAGTCTGACGGAAGTGAAAGTGGATGAAGTAACAGATCCGAATCTGAATGCAACAAAAGATGCGAATAAATCTACAGAAGGCACGACGACAGATAAGGGCAAACCAAGCGAAACGGATGCAACGAAAGGAACCGACAAAGCATCGGATGCAACGAAAGGAACCGACAAAGCAACGGATGCTAAAGCTGGCGATGCAGGAAAAGCAGCGGACAGCAAAGTGCTCGCCTCCGATAAGACAGATGAAGCGATTCTCGATGAACTGAGCAAAGAAGGAGCGAGCTCGGTAGATACGTTGGCAGCGGTACAGCAACAACGCAATCAAAATTACAGCGAGCAAATCGATAAACTCCAAGCGATTGTGAACGACATGAGCAAATCTCCTGACGAGTCCATGAAAGCAGAACAAGAGATGTCCGCGATCGAGAGTCAAGAACAGAAGATTACAACCTTGGAAGAAGAGCTTCGCAAGCAATTCGGAAAAGCTGCGATTCAACTCGACAATGATAAATTCAAGGTTGTCGTAGCCAGTGATCAGTTAGAAATTACGGAAGCGGTGCATATCGTCGACTTGCTCGTCAAAGAATTGAAAATTACACAAGACAAAGTGAGCGTCCAACGCGTCGCTCCATAA
- the spoIIIAG gene encoding stage III sporulation protein AG: MAKWLQSLEKWVGGGPGGTKRVQTFRWLLILGLVGIGLLLFAAFNHMNVKQVDSVNEGREPPNEQTTAVPAPEDPSSYASIEQVMENRMKNILETIVGVGEVEAAVTIDSTEEIVYQRQMKDSQQVTDESDPNGAKRHVTQYSRDGEIVTLEVSGNQTPAIVKKVKPKIRGVVIVAKGAENRIVKNLIIDAIEKGFSVPYSKISVAPRKQAQ; encoded by the coding sequence ATGGCAAAATGGCTGCAATCGCTTGAGAAGTGGGTCGGCGGTGGACCTGGGGGGACGAAACGGGTTCAGACCTTCCGCTGGCTGCTCATTCTCGGATTAGTCGGAATCGGACTGCTCCTTTTCGCAGCCTTCAATCATATGAATGTCAAGCAAGTAGATTCCGTGAATGAAGGCAGAGAGCCGCCAAATGAACAGACGACAGCAGTCCCTGCGCCAGAAGATCCATCCTCGTATGCCTCGATTGAACAGGTCATGGAGAATCGAATGAAAAACATTCTGGAGACTATTGTCGGTGTAGGCGAGGTAGAAGCAGCGGTTACGATTGATTCAACAGAAGAGATTGTGTATCAAAGGCAGATGAAAGATAGTCAGCAAGTTACGGATGAGTCGGATCCAAATGGCGCGAAGCGTCATGTCACACAGTATTCACGAGACGGCGAGATTGTAACACTCGAAGTATCAGGCAACCAGACACCGGCGATCGTGAAGAAGGTAAAACCGAAAATTCGAGGGGTTGTCATTGTAGCAAAGGGTGCGGAGAACCGCATTGTTAAAAATTTAATCATTGATGCCATTGAGAAAGGCTTTAGCGTCCCTTATTCCAAAATTTCAGTTGCCCCGCGCAAACAAGCGCAATAA
- the spoIIIAF gene encoding stage III sporulation protein AF produces the protein MMEWLGGWLKQIIFIILLATFIDLILPNRSMQRYVKLVISLLILITIMTPIMSIFRNSFADQLAENYTEISERTSQGRKFVGVDQIMREGDRLKRKQEEKVIQSVETQLAAQIKTQMEEETGAQVAKVQVKISNLTQSNKASTSKSEQTDSELEKPNIQSVEVYFDPNSKQEVKQPETRDPIAAMKPVEGVKVDIQIDPIGTQANEATPVQAQPMEAQATPEEQALSDHAVAILKTNWGVAANRINIYLGQDTKLH, from the coding sequence ATGATGGAATGGCTCGGGGGATGGTTGAAGCAGATCATATTCATTATCTTGCTCGCGACATTCATCGATCTGATACTACCGAATCGGTCCATGCAGCGATACGTCAAATTAGTGATCAGCTTACTGATTCTAATCACGATCATGACCCCCATCATGTCGATATTCCGCAACAGCTTTGCGGATCAACTCGCAGAGAATTACACCGAGATAAGTGAGCGGACGAGTCAAGGAAGGAAGTTCGTTGGTGTAGATCAGATTATGCGTGAGGGGGATCGGCTAAAGCGCAAGCAAGAGGAGAAAGTGATTCAATCCGTAGAGACACAGCTTGCCGCTCAGATCAAGACACAGATGGAAGAGGAGACGGGAGCGCAGGTCGCTAAGGTCCAAGTGAAGATCAGCAACTTAACGCAGTCGAATAAGGCTTCCACCTCGAAGTCAGAGCAGACGGATTCTGAACTGGAGAAGCCGAATATTCAATCGGTTGAAGTTTATTTTGATCCTAACTCGAAGCAAGAGGTGAAGCAGCCAGAAACAAGAGATCCGATCGCTGCAATGAAGCCCGTTGAAGGTGTGAAAGTGGATATTCAGATCGATCCAATTGGAACCCAAGCGAATGAGGCGACGCCAGTGCAAGCCCAGCCAATGGAAGCACAGGCAACGCCAGAAGAGCAAGCGCTTAGCGATCATGCGGTAGCCATCCTCAAGACGAATTGGGGCGTCGCCGCGAATCGAATCAATATTTATTTGGGGCAAGATACGAAGCTTCATTAA
- the spoIIIAE gene encoding stage III sporulation protein AE, giving the protein MIRIGEDHTKLRMVLIFMFCFFISWTTQLVAAAPMDGLVQSQAQDLPTGEIEQYWDKLMKQYGGFFPDQQSPSFMDMLLPEGKGFSLKYAFQGLLKFLLHEVIYNGKLLVTIVILTVFSMILETLQTAFERNAVSKVAYSISYMIIIIIAINSFNVAIGYAKEAIESMIHFMMAMIPLLFTLLASMGNVVTVSVMHPLIIFMINTVGTIIYAVVFPLLFFSAVLHIVSTLSDKYKVTHLANLLRNVSVGLLGILLTVFLGVISVQGFTGAAADGVTIRTAKYITGNFVPVVGKMFSDAADTVISASLLVKNAIGLVGVIIILFLCAFPALKILTLALIYNISGAVMQPLGDSPIVTCLQTIGKSMIYVFAALAAVGLMFFLAITIMLTAANVTVMMR; this is encoded by the coding sequence ATGATCCGAATAGGTGAAGATCATACGAAGCTGCGCATGGTATTAATCTTCATGTTTTGTTTCTTCATTAGTTGGACGACCCAGTTGGTGGCGGCAGCACCCATGGATGGACTTGTTCAGAGTCAGGCTCAGGATTTACCGACAGGAGAGATCGAGCAGTATTGGGATAAGTTGATGAAGCAGTACGGAGGATTTTTCCCGGATCAGCAGTCGCCCAGCTTCATGGACATGCTCCTGCCTGAAGGAAAAGGGTTTAGTCTGAAATACGCTTTCCAAGGCTTGCTGAAGTTCCTCCTTCATGAAGTGATCTATAACGGCAAGCTGCTAGTTACCATCGTGATTCTTACCGTATTCAGCATGATTCTCGAGACGCTGCAGACCGCATTTGAACGAAATGCAGTGAGTAAGGTCGCTTATTCCATTTCGTACATGATCATAATCATCATCGCGATTAATAGTTTTAATGTCGCGATTGGATATGCGAAAGAAGCCATCGAGAGCATGATTCACTTCATGATGGCGATGATTCCTCTGTTATTCACGCTTCTCGCCTCCATGGGGAACGTCGTTACGGTATCGGTCATGCATCCGCTAATTATTTTCATGATTAACACGGTTGGAACCATTATCTATGCGGTAGTCTTCCCTTTGCTCTTCTTCTCGGCTGTCTTACACATTGTGAGTACATTGTCGGATAAGTATAAAGTTACACATCTTGCGAATTTACTAAGAAACGTTAGCGTAGGCTTGCTCGGAATCCTGTTAACCGTCTTTCTCGGTGTGATCTCTGTCCAAGGGTTTACAGGTGCGGCAGCAGATGGCGTTACGATCCGAACGGCCAAATATATTACAGGCAACTTCGTTCCCGTCGTCGGCAAAATGTTCTCGGACGCTGCGGACACGGTCATCTCCGCATCCTTGCTCGTGAAGAATGCAATCGGTCTTGTAGGCGTCATTATTATCTTATTCCTCTGCGCGTTCCCGGCGCTCAAGATACTTACGCTGGCGCTCATCTACAACATATCCGGTGCCGTGATGCAGCCGCTGGGCGATAGTCCGATCGTGACCTGTCTGCAGACCATTGGGAAGAGCATGATTTATGTGTTCGCGGCGCTAGCGGCTGTCGGTCTGATGTTCTTCCTGGCGATTACGATCATGCTCACGGCAGCGAATGTGACGGTGATGATGCGATGA
- the spoIIIAD gene encoding stage III sporulation protein AD, whose protein sequence is MEMIQMVGLGLIATVLVLIVREQKPMFAFLITTFTGIAIFLFLIGKIEAVIQVLEDLAVRSGIQLVYLKTILKIIGIAYIAEFGAQIVKDAGQESIASKIELAGKVLIMVLAIPIISIIIETVIQLLPA, encoded by the coding sequence ATGGAAATGATTCAAATGGTCGGTCTTGGACTGATCGCTACGGTACTTGTTCTGATTGTTCGAGAGCAGAAGCCGATGTTCGCTTTTCTAATCACCACCTTCACAGGCATCGCGATATTCTTGTTCCTGATCGGGAAGATTGAAGCGGTCATTCAAGTGCTGGAAGACTTGGCCGTACGCTCGGGGATACAACTTGTCTACTTGAAGACGATTCTGAAGATTATCGGGATTGCCTATATCGCTGAATTCGGGGCACAGATCGTGAAGGATGCGGGACAAGAGAGTATTGCGAGCAAGATTGAGCTTGCTGGAAAAGTGTTGATTATGGTGCTAGCCATCCCAATTATCAGCATCATCATCGAGACAGTCATTCAATTGCTGCCGGCGTAA
- the spoIIIAC gene encoding stage III sporulation protein AC, protein MNIDVGAIFQIAGIGIIIAMIHTVLKQMGKEDMAHWVTVIGFVVVLFMVVRLLNDLFQEIKTIFLFQ, encoded by the coding sequence ATGAACATAGATGTAGGCGCAATTTTTCAAATTGCAGGTATCGGCATCATCATTGCAATGATTCATACCGTGTTGAAGCAAATGGGCAAAGAGGATATGGCGCATTGGGTGACGGTCATCGGATTCGTCGTCGTATTGTTTATGGTCGTTCGGCTCCTCAATGATTTATTTCAAGAGATTAAGACGATCTTTCTCTTTCAGTAG
- the spoIIIAB gene encoding stage III sporulation protein SpoIIIAB, translated as MVKLIGAILVIVSGTLFGFYQAAQFANRPKQIRAFILAMQRLETEILYGFTPLADALDKIGQQLSDPLKSIFTEAARRLTDHRTSLTAQESWQLAVEEQWKHTAMKQSEKNIIYQFGFTLGTSDRNDQIKHIRLAINQLQHEESAAQQEQGRYEKMCRSLGLLAGALIVILIY; from the coding sequence ATGGTTAAATTAATCGGCGCAATCTTGGTGATTGTATCCGGAACGTTATTCGGTTTCTATCAAGCAGCGCAATTCGCCAATCGACCGAAGCAGATTCGAGCTTTTATTTTGGCGATGCAGCGACTCGAGACGGAAATCCTATATGGATTTACGCCGCTAGCCGATGCACTGGACAAAATCGGGCAGCAGCTTTCAGACCCGCTGAAGTCGATTTTTACAGAAGCAGCGAGGCGACTCACGGATCATCGGACGAGTCTCACGGCGCAAGAGAGCTGGCAGCTAGCTGTTGAAGAACAGTGGAAACATACCGCGATGAAACAAAGTGAGAAGAATATCATCTATCAGTTCGGCTTCACCCTTGGAACGAGTGATAGGAACGACCAAATCAAACATATTCGCCTTGCCATCAATCAGCTGCAGCATGAAGAATCAGCGGCACAACAAGAGCAAGGACGTTATGAGAAAATGTGCAGGAGCCTCGGTCTTCTCGCCGGAGCATTAATCGTTATATTGATCTACTAA
- the spoIIIAA gene encoding stage III sporulation protein AA, with amino-acid sequence MKSSTWVSIFPSSIQELLHKLQEPILDRVEEVRVRQERPLELNYAGQFHYVSKRGVLTDSPDEGYRPTREDGNRLLDFITNHSLYTMEEELRKGYITIQGGHRIGLAGRAVLTKGHVDHLRDITSFNIRIAREMQGVGDAIIPYLLDFRHQTVHHTLIVSPPQHGKTTLIRDLARLMSTGQWRHPEAKWKGLKVGIVDERSEIAGCMKGVPSFNVGPRTDVLDGCPKAEGMMMMIRSMSPDVMLVDEIGRPEDADAIREALHAGIRVIATAHGGELEDVLRRPVLNKLMSDELFQSYVVLRRSGRGISRRFYDARRRLLHPEGLVMKGGGLDG; translated from the coding sequence ATGAAAAGTTCAACGTGGGTGTCTATTTTTCCAAGCAGTATTCAGGAGCTGTTACATAAGTTGCAAGAACCCATTCTTGATCGTGTCGAAGAAGTTCGTGTGCGTCAGGAACGCCCCTTGGAATTGAATTATGCAGGGCAGTTCCATTATGTAAGTAAACGTGGAGTGTTAACGGATTCGCCAGATGAGGGATATAGACCAACAAGAGAAGATGGCAACCGGCTCCTCGACTTCATCACAAACCATTCTCTCTACACGATGGAAGAAGAACTCCGGAAGGGGTACATCACGATTCAAGGTGGACATCGCATTGGACTAGCAGGACGAGCTGTTCTCACGAAGGGGCATGTCGATCATTTGCGCGATATTACAAGCTTCAATATTCGGATCGCCCGTGAAATGCAAGGCGTTGGCGATGCAATCATACCCTATCTCCTCGATTTTAGACACCAGACGGTTCATCATACGCTGATCGTATCACCGCCCCAGCATGGAAAGACAACATTGATACGAGATCTGGCTCGGCTCATGAGTACGGGGCAGTGGAGACATCCAGAAGCCAAATGGAAAGGACTCAAGGTAGGCATTGTCGATGAACGATCCGAGATTGCAGGTTGTATGAAAGGTGTACCGAGCTTTAATGTCGGCCCAAGAACAGATGTGCTCGATGGCTGTCCCAAAGCCGAAGGCATGATGATGATGATCCGCTCGATGTCACCGGATGTCATGCTTGTTGACGAGATTGGTAGGCCAGAAGATGCTGACGCCATTCGTGAAGCGCTTCATGCAGGCATTCGCGTGATCGCAACCGCGCATGGCGGTGAACTGGAGGATGTGCTTCGCAGGCCCGTACTGAACAAGCTGATGTCGGACGAACTCTTTCAGTCTTATGTCGTACTTCGGCGTTCCGGCCGTGGCATCAGCAGACGATTCTATGACGCCAGGCGAAGACTTCTACACCCCGAAGGACTAGTTATGAAGGGTGGCGGGTTGGATGGTTAA
- a CDS encoding YqhV family protein codes for MLNKIVLSMATLRVISGSIEIIAALLMLRFNQVEKALIVNSSLALVGPLVLITTTTIGFVGVAEKLSWDKIGWVLLGISCILFGIFKK; via the coding sequence ATGCTGAACAAGATTGTACTTAGTATGGCGACGCTTCGCGTCATATCGGGTTCGATTGAGATCATCGCCGCATTGTTGATGCTACGATTCAATCAAGTGGAGAAGGCGCTCATTGTGAATAGCTCGCTCGCATTAGTCGGACCGCTCGTCTTAATTACGACCACCACGATTGGATTCGTTGGGGTTGCGGAGAAGTTATCTTGGGATAAGATCGGTTGGGTACTGCTCGGCATTAGCTGCATTCTATTTGGAATCTTCAAAAAATAG
- the comA gene encoding phosphosulfolactate synthase, whose product MEVITSPCWHPRLADPSNVRTQKPRATGRTMVIDKGLGPRAFEDLMHTVGNYIDILKLGFGTSPLYPTEIIRQKAELAKQYGICLIPGGTFLEVAVQQGVVPSFFDTIEDLGFTGVEVSDGTIDLSRVLRTELISRGIDRGFRVFSEYGKKLSGKGIDYAELLNTILEDHDQGSELITIEGRESGMGVGIYNERGDCKEEEFERTLLHIPNMDWILWEAPLKSQQLYLIEKLGPKVNLGNIPPQEVMSLEALRRGLRSDTFELLHQSYDYSI is encoded by the coding sequence ATGGAAGTCATAACAAGTCCGTGTTGGCATCCCCGTCTAGCGGATCCCTCCAATGTACGCACGCAGAAACCTAGAGCAACCGGCAGAACGATGGTTATAGACAAGGGGCTTGGGCCAAGAGCATTTGAGGACTTAATGCATACCGTCGGCAATTATATTGATATCCTTAAGCTTGGTTTCGGTACCTCCCCGTTGTACCCCACTGAAATCATTCGGCAAAAAGCTGAGCTCGCCAAACAATACGGCATCTGCTTGATTCCGGGTGGAACTTTTCTGGAAGTTGCCGTACAGCAGGGTGTTGTACCTTCCTTCTTCGATACGATTGAGGATTTAGGATTTACAGGGGTAGAGGTCTCCGACGGAACAATCGATTTATCTCGCGTGCTCCGAACGGAACTCATTTCGCGCGGGATCGATAGAGGATTTCGTGTGTTCTCCGAATATGGGAAAAAACTGTCGGGCAAGGGGATTGATTATGCTGAGTTGTTAAATACGATCTTGGAAGATCATGATCAAGGTTCGGAACTCATTACCATTGAAGGACGGGAGTCTGGGATGGGTGTTGGGATCTATAATGAACGAGGGGACTGTAAAGAAGAGGAATTTGAACGAACGCTGCTGCATATACCGAATATGGACTGGATCTTATGGGAAGCGCCTCTGAAGAGTCAACAGCTCTATCTCATCGAGAAATTAGGCCCCAAGGTCAATCTAGGCAACATCCCTCCTCAGGAGGTCATGTCGCTCGAAGCATTAAGACGGGGATTGCGATCTGATACGTTCGAGCTTCTCCATCAATCCTACGATTATAGTATTTAA
- a CDS encoding 2-phosphosulfolactate phosphatase translates to MQVDVIASVNEARSDDFIHKTAIVIDVLRATSTIITALTHGASEVLPVETVQQARSCQQSGDILGGERFCRRIAGFHAGNSPYEYMTEEIRDKKVILTTTNGTRGIQKSHKASHILAGALLNASTCANVALQLRKDIVLLCAGAQDVFALEDGLCAGLLIDELMKQSDMDAVVQVNDFGLAMHSAYIQHEDRILHALLHCAGGRRLSKIGFREDVEYCAGVNTVPLVPYVSGQSAAMKPFTQDTPLLFR, encoded by the coding sequence ATGCAGGTAGATGTGATCGCCAGTGTTAACGAGGCGAGATCGGATGATTTTATTCATAAAACAGCCATCGTCATTGACGTTCTACGCGCGACGAGTACGATTATTACCGCATTAACACATGGCGCGAGCGAGGTTCTGCCTGTAGAGACGGTGCAGCAAGCAAGATCTTGTCAACAATCGGGCGATATTCTCGGAGGTGAGCGATTCTGTCGAAGAATCGCTGGATTTCATGCGGGGAATTCACCTTATGAATATATGACGGAAGAGATACGAGACAAGAAAGTCATTCTCACCACCACCAATGGAACCCGAGGGATCCAAAAATCACATAAAGCATCGCATATTCTCGCCGGCGCGCTATTGAATGCTTCAACCTGCGCAAACGTCGCATTACAACTTCGCAAGGATATTGTTCTGCTCTGTGCCGGTGCACAAGACGTATTTGCTCTTGAAGACGGACTCTGCGCTGGATTACTCATTGATGAGCTTATGAAGCAGAGCGATATGGATGCCGTCGTTCAAGTGAACGACTTCGGATTAGCGATGCATAGCGCATATATTCAACATGAAGATCGCATACTTCACGCGCTGCTGCATTGTGCGGGCGGACGAAGATTGTCGAAGATCGGATTCAGAGAAGATGTCGAATATTGTGCCGGGGTGAACACCGTTCCACTTGTCCCTTACGTCTCCGGCCAATCAGCAGCAATGAAACCATTCACCCAGGATACGCCGCTGCTATTCAGATAG
- a CDS encoding DUF441 domain-containing protein, with the protein MNGEIIMVVLIIIGLISRSPIITTAACLLLIVKLVHLDRYLPTIERRGLELGLLFLTMGVLVPFVSGRIATKDVWATITSWPGLIAIAGGAMATVMNAKGLEALKIDPQIIVGLVLGSIIGITFFKGIPVGPLMAAGLTAIIMKLIQIILNRIL; encoded by the coding sequence ATGAACGGCGAAATCATTATGGTTGTGCTTATTATCATCGGCTTAATTAGCCGCTCACCTATTATTACAACAGCAGCCTGCCTGCTCCTGATCGTGAAGCTGGTCCATCTGGACCGCTATCTGCCGACGATTGAACGTCGAGGTCTGGAGCTCGGGCTGCTATTTCTCACGATGGGCGTATTAGTTCCTTTTGTCTCCGGACGGATCGCAACCAAAGATGTCTGGGCTACGATCACATCTTGGCCAGGCCTCATCGCCATCGCTGGCGGTGCGATGGCTACGGTAATGAATGCCAAAGGGCTTGAGGCGTTAAAAATAGACCCACAAATTATTGTGGGTCTTGTACTTGGTTCGATCATAGGTATTACCTTCTTCAAAGGGATCCCGGTCGGGCCTTTAATGGCTGCGGGACTTACTGCGATCATTATGAAGCTTATCCAAATCATCCTCAACCGCATCTTATAG